The following DNA comes from Hymenobacter siberiensis.
GCGCTGATTGCTATGATTCCGCCCCGGCCCACGGGCTACCCCGGCTCCGTTGAAACCTTTGCGGGCTATACCGGCCCCACGTTCGACCCACTGGCCGCCGCCGAAGCTGCCGCCGGCCCGCCCATTGCCGCGCTGCTGAACGCCGAGCGCGCCGCCCGGCTGATGGAGTACCGGGCCCGCGATGGCCGGCAGCCCGGCTTCGGACCGGTGGTGAAGCAGCTGCTGGCCCGAACCTGGCAGGCCGCCCCGGCCCCCGGCTACGCCGGCGCCCTGCAAACCGTGGTGAACAACCTGACGCTGAAATACCTGCTGCAGCTGGCCGCCAGCCCCCGCGCCGCCGCCAGCGTACGCGGCGAAGCCCTGCTGCAAATCGACGACCTGCAGCGCTGGATGCGCAGCCAGACCAAAAACGCCTCCCCCACACAAAAAGCCAACCTGCTGTTCGGCCTCGCCCAGATTGACCAGTTCTGGTCCGAGCCGGGCAAGTTCATCGCCCCGCCCACGGCCACCATGCCGCCCGGCGGCCCCATCGGCATGCCCGGGCTCAATTTCCTGGACTAAGCCCGGGGTGGTCGATTTTCTTGCAGTTGATTCTGCTCGCTGCGCCTCTCGTTCAGGAGGGGGGGAGCTGCTTATAGATTTGTGTGGTTCTGTTACCCTCTGATGTTAGGCAGCAAGCCTTTCTCCCTTTCCACAGATGGCCTTTCTGCCCTACCATCGTCTGTTAATCCTCTTCTTTTTCTTGCTGCGCCTTGTGGTTGCTACCGCGCAACCGCTGCAAACGGCCAGTGGTCTCACCTATCACCCCATCAGGACCATTAACCCGGCCGACCCGGACCTGGCCGATTTAGCATTTTTGAAACAGGCGATTGGCCCGGCGCGGGTGGTGTTTCTGGACCGGCCCTGGAGAAAGCCACCTCCTACCTGCTCGGCTACGAGCCAAATACCGGCAACTGGACCCAGGTGCTCGACGGCGTGCTGTTCCTAAAAACCGTGCACCCTCCCGTATTTATTGACCAGGCGCTGCCCCTCACCATGCGCGACTCCGTGCGGCTGGCCAAAACCAGCCGCGGCACCCTGGCGGCCGATGAGCGTAGTCGGGTAACGGTACGCACCGCCGGACCCAGCCCGGCCGCCGGCCAGCTGCGCGGCGTAGTGCTCGACCAGAAAACCCGGGCGGCGGTGCCCTTCGCCAGCGTGTACCTTAAGCAGCTAGGCGTGGGGCCTTACCACCAACATCAAGGGCGAGTTTGCACTGCCCCGCCCGGCCGTGCCCGCTGGTGGCTACCTGCCTGGGGTTTGGCCGGCAGGCCCTGGCCGTGGGTGCCCAGCCCTACCTGACGGTGCTACTGCCGCCGCAAGCTTACGCGCTGGCCGAAGTGACGGTAAAAGCCGAAAGTCTGGACCCGCGCAAAATCATGGCGCGCGTCATCCAGCGGCTGCCCCGGAACTACAAGCAGCAGGACTACGATGCCGACGTGTACGCTTGCGGCTCGTCCACCAATTTCGACTCGCTGCTCTACGATGTGGAGTGTTTTAGCACGTTTTACGATGCCCAGGGCTACCGCTCGGCAGGCGGCGGAGCCTCGCGGCTGGAGGAAGTGAAATGGAACAAGGCCACGGGCCCGAGTAAGTTCTGGGGAGATTATCACTTCGCATACACTGGTTCCTTCACCAACTTCTTCGATTTGGTGGATGAAAACCCGATGTTTCAGGCGCGTACCCTGAAAAAATATACGTACTCGCTGGCTTCTGTCATCCAGGACCAGGGCCGCGAAACGCTGGTGATTGATTTTGTGGCTAAAAAGAATAACCACCGCACCACGGGCGACTACTTTGACCAGGGCTACACCGGCAAGCTGTACATCAACCGCGCCGACTACGCCGTGACCCGCTGCGACGTGGAGTGACAACGCGACACGCTGCTGCTGAACAGTTTTGCCCGTAAGTACTTTGCCCGTGGCGGCACCGTGGCTCGGGGCTGGCACCAGCTGCACAGCGACTATCGCATCCGGCAAACCGTGACGTACCAGCAGCAGCAGCCCGGTGGTCCGTATTTTCTCGACCGCAGCGTGCAGACCTGGATTGAAAAACACTGAGACCTGGCTACCGGTCAGCGCATGGAAAAGCTCTCGGTGCAGAGCCTGCAGTTTGCCAACATCCGCCCAGTGGCGTAGAAGTGCTGCCGGAGCGGCCGCCCATTGCCACCATGCTGCTCAAAGGCCAACCCTTCCACGAGGAGTTCTGGCGTACCCACCAGCGGCCCGACGGCGTAGTGGGTGCCCCGCAGGTGAAGGCCCCGGAATATTGAGTAATTTGTTGATATTCAAGCTATTGTAAGAAGGTTTATTGATCCAATTATGCAGGAACACCAATGCTGCGGCTTCGAAGGCGAAATCAACGGTAGCACCGAAAAACCGAGCATCGCCGTTCAGGGCAAGGTAACGGCGGTGGGGGGCAGCTGGATGCGGCTAATAGCCCCAACGGTGGCGGGTTCCGCTTGTTTAGCCGTGTTCAATGGCTTGTCTGGTGAAATGGGGTCAGGCCTAAAATTCAAAATTTAAAACGAGGAAAGCTAGAGCGTGAGGACAATTGCTTTTGGTTATCTGCTTATTGCCTAGAACAAATTAAGGATTTAAGTATATGCGTCGTCATGAAATCACGGACCCCCAATGGGTGGCTATTGCCCCTCTGCTCTCGGGCAAAGTCACCGATTGCGGCGTAACCGCCAAGGATAATCGCCTTTTCTTCAACGCTATCGTGTGGATAATGCGCACCGGCTGCCCGTGGGCGGACCTGCCCGAACGTTTCGGCAAGCACAATTCTGTCTGCAAGCGCCTCTGCCGCCTGGCCCAAAAAGGCGTGTGGGAACGGGCGTTCGAGGCCCTGCAAGCCCCCGGGTTGGACGGGGTGATGCTCGATTCGACCGTTGTGCGGGCGCACCAGCATTCGGCCGGCCAAAAAAAGCACCGCCGACGCCGAGCGCTTGGGCCGCAGCCGTGGCGGTATCGGCACCAAAATCCACGCCTGCGTCGAGTCGCTGGGCAATGCCGTGCGCCTGATTGCCACCGGCGGGCAAGCCGGCGACAGCCCGCAGGCCCTGCCGCTGCTGGCGGACCTGGAGCCGGGCAAGGTGCTGGCCGACACGGCCTACGACAGCGATGAAACCCGCGCCTATTGCGCCGAAAAGGGCATCGAAGCCGTCATTCCCAGCCACCCCGGCCGGACTCAACCCCTTCCGATGGACGAGGAAACCTACCGCGACCGCAACAAAGTCGAGCGCTTTTTTGGCCGCCTCAAGCAGTACCGCCGCCTGGCCACCCGCTACGAGAAAACCGTCGTCTCCTTCCTGGCCTTCTGGTATATTGGAGCAATGATATATTGACTTAGATAAATATATTATTACTAAATTGTCCTCACGCTCTAGACGGCCAGGGGAGTTGTTACCGTTGCTACGTTGTGCCTGCTGTAGCTGAGATTTTATTGCTGGCTGAAGGCTGGTGAGATGGTATCTAGTGAGTACGGGGTATTTGGACGCGAAATGTCGCGTCTCTATATTCTTGGGTCAGTAACGAGATTAGATTCTTGGTAAAAGATATAACTAGCTTTATATCAGGCTATCAGGAGCCATGCTTGGCCGGCAGGCGGCTCAGGTAAAAGGCTACGACTAATGCTACACCGGCCGCCAGCCCGAAGGCCCAGCCCGGCCCGGCCAACTGCCACACCGCACCGGTTCCTAAGCTGGCCACCAGCGCGGCCAGGCTGCCCAGGCCGCCGAAGGTGCCCAGGGCCGCGCCGGTATCGGCCGGTTCGCAGAGGTTGCTGACCCAGGCTTTGGCCACCCCTTCGGTACTGGCCGCATACACGCCGTAGAGGCCAAAAATGGCGGCAAATGTCCACCACTCGCGGGCCTGGGCCGCGCCGCTGTACACGGCGGCAAACAGCACCAGGCCGGCTACCAGCAGCCGGCGCGGGCCCAAGCGGTCGGCCAGGTAGCCCAGGGGCCAGGCCGCGGCTACGTACACGG
Coding sequences within:
- a CDS encoding peptidase associated/transthyretin-like domain-containing protein; translated protein: MHPPVFIDQALPLTMRDSVRLAKTSRGTLAADERSRVTVRTAGPSPAAGQLRGVVLDQKTRAAVPFASVYLKQLGVGPYHQHQGRVCTAPPGRARWWLPAWGLAGRPWPWVPSPT
- a CDS encoding IS5 family transposase, giving the protein MCGRTSIRPAKKSTADAERLGRSRGGIGTKIHACVESLGNAVRLIATGGQAGDSPQALPLLADLEPGKVLADTAYDSDETRAYCAEKGIEAVIPSHPGRTQPLPMDEETYRDRNKVERFFGRLKQYRRLATRYEKTVVSFLAFWYIGAMIY